The DNA segment TCCATAACCCAATACCTACCGCCAAACCCAGAAAAAATCCCAATAAGAGCATTTGAGTTTAAGTTGTTAGTTGCGGGTGATTAATAAAAACTAACAACTATCTCAATAGCTTATCCGAATCGATATCCAAATCCTCTTACAGTCACAATATATTCTGGGTGACTGGGGTCTTGTTCCAATTTCTCTCGCAACCAACGAATGTGAACATCCACTGTTTTGCTATCGCCGACAAAATCCGGCCCCCAAACCTGGTCTAGCAACTGTTCCCGTGACCATACTCGACGGGCGTAACTCATGAACAGTTCCAACAAGCGAAACTCTTTGGGTGAAAGATTTACCTCTTGTCCTCGTACCAAGACCCGACACTCTTGAGGATTTAAAGTCACATCTTTGAATTTCAGTACAGGTAATTGGGGTAAAGTGATGAGACGCTGACGACGGAGTAAAGCGCGACAACGTGCCACCAACTCCCGCATACTAAAGGGTTTAGTTAAATAGTCATCTGCCCCTACTTCTAAACCTAACACGCGATCGGTTTCACTACCTTTGGCACTGAGCATCAAAATCGGTACTGGGTTGCCTTGATGACGCAACAAACGGCAGATATCTAAGCCATTAATTTGGGGTAACATCAAATCGAGAATCACCAAATCAAAGGGAAAATCTCCTCCGTTTGGGTCAAAACTTTTGAGATACTCTACAGCTGACCTGCCATCAGCAGCCGTTACTACCCCATAACCTTCCTCTTCCAGTGCTACTGCTAGCATTTCTTGGATGAGTTCTTCATCTTCCACTACCAGAATCCGACTGGTTTGTCCAATCTCTGTTCTAGCCGAATACTTGATCGATTCACTGGTGTACATTGATATCACAAAAGTTCAGGCCCTGTGGTTGTATCAATATGGTGGTTAGAGTTGATTATCTGTTTTTCACTACATTCACACTTTGGCGATCGTGAATGATTCTGCAAGTAATATATGTAACATTGCCAAATATACCATAAATCGCTCTAGCTACACGCCCAGAGCAATTTCTGGGGTGCAATAGCTCTACACAAAATTTAAAATACACCACAGATAGCTCCGATAGATACAAAATTCCAAAATTCTACAGGATTTTGGATTGAGCCTAAATCCAATATTGTCAAATAAAATCACAAATTGCTTGACAGGTATCGATTGGTTTGGATATATTTCTATTAGTACAAAAATACTAATAAATGCAAAACAATAATAAAACTCACCGCATAAAATAACATTTATGTCAAGTAATATTTGTTGCTTTATTACAGTATTTGCACTGCACCTTAAATGTATATTTAGGGGCTACCATCATGTGTGCATGGAGTAGTTACTGGTATTGCTGACTACTCGATTAATCATTATCTAATCAAGGGAGTTGAAATATGACGACAGTTGCACTCAAAGATAGTAAGCAGCAACTAATGCAAGCATTTCAACAAATTTTAGCAGAACAGAGAAAACTAGAATCCAAAATAGCCACTAAACAAGAAGAAGCAGATAAGGCAAAAAATCAAGAAATTTTGGCAATTGCTTCTCAATATACTGTTGATAGTATTGTCAAATCTTTAGCAGATTTACAATTAGAATTTGGTAGTACGGTTAATGAACTCTCTACAAAATTGGCTAAAGAAAACTCTAAATTAGATGAGTTAAACCAATCTATAGAAATTGAAACAAAGCATTTACAAGAGTTGCAAAGAATTAGAATTGTTGCAGATACTTTAGATATTTTGACCCAAGAACACCAGGAAAAATTAAAAACTCTAGAGCAAGATACGGCTAGTAAAAGAGAAGCTTTAGAAAAAGAAATATCAGCTAGACGTAAAGAGTGGCAAAAAGAGCAAGTAGAATATGCAGAATCTCTACAAGCTTACAATGATATTTTAGCGAAAGAACGCCAACAGGAAGAAGAAGAATATCGATATAAATTAGAAACAACTCGTAAACTAAACACAGATATATACGAATCTAAGAAACGCAATTCAGAAAGAGACATTCAAGAAAAAACTCAACAAAAAGAAAAAGATTGGTTAGAAAGAGAGAAACTTAATACTGAACGTCAAACCATCTTTGCAGAATATCAACAAAAAGTAGCTGCATTCCCAGCAGAATTAGAAGAAGCAGTGAAAAAATCTAGAGAGGAAGCAATTAAAGATACCAGTCAGAAGGCTAAGATTGAAGCAGATTTATTTGAAAAGGAGTGGGAAGCCAGTAAGCAAAGTTACGAATTGAAAATTAAATCACTGGAAGAAACAATTCAAAAACAAACTGAACAAATAGAAAGTATTTCTGCTCAATTGCAAACAACACTAAAACAATCACAAGATTTAGCAATGAGAGCTTTTGATAGTTCTACGGCTAAATAAATATTAATTTTGGGAAATTTGCAATAAATAGAGGTTTTTATGGCAGTCAAAAAGTTAACAGACAAAAACACCAAAGCAGAAATTTTACAGGCTTATGAAGATTTGACTAAAGAAACCGTATCTCTTAAGTCTCAACTTAGTCAAGCATCTAAAGAAACACCAACTATCAAGAAAGAACAACCAAAACCAGAACAAGCTCACATAATAAATCAGCCTTATACCATCCAACAAAAAATGAATTATACAATTGAGAGTTTAGCAAAAATTCAGTTGGGATTTGGTAGTGCAGTAAATGAATTATCGGAAAAGCTAACTACACAAGCTTCAAGATTATCTGGAATTAGCGAAGGGGTGGCAACAGAAGTTGAGCAATTAAAAAACTTACATGGCTTAGAAGTTTCTGAAAATACATTAGATACACTTATTACTACTTATGAAGAAAACGCAAAAGCCTATCAAGATGAGTTTAATCAGCGCTATGAAATACTGTCACAAGAAATTCTTGAACAAAGAATAAATTGGCACAAAGAACAAGAAGAATACCAAAGCAATATCAAAGAACGGAATGACAATCAAAATAAATCTCGACAACGAGATAATGCCGAGTACAAATATGATTTAGAACTTGCTCGTCAATTGGCAACAGATGGCTATGAACAACAGCAAAAAGCTTTGTATAAACAATTAGAAGAATTACAACAAGATGCAGAAAAACAGTGGAATGATCGGGAAAAAGTAATTGCTGAAAGAGAAAAGCAATTTGAAGATTTTAAAACGAAAGTAGAAGTATTTCCTAAAGAGAAAGAAGCTGCTATTAAGAAAGCTACAGAAGAAGGGAAAGGGATTGCTTACTACCAAGCTAAAGTTAAATCTGATTTATATGCTAAAGAAGTAGAAGGACAGAAACGCTTCTATGAACAGAGACTCCAGTCTTTGGAACAAACCATTAACAATCAAGAGACGCGACTACAAAACTTATCTAAACAGCTTGATTCTGCACTCAAGCAAGTTCAAGATTTAGCGGTAAAAGCTATTGAAGGTACTGCTAATGTCAATTCTTATCAAGCAATCAAGGAAATAGCTTTAGAACAGGCAAAAAGTCAAGTGAAAAATAAATAAAATACAAATAATAAAAATAAATAAAAAGACGTAACGAAAATTACGTCTTTTTAAGATGTAAACACATTTAATTAAAAATATTATTGGTCTGTTTTATCTGGTTTTCCATTATTTAGTGGTTTTTTTCTATTCTTGTTGCTTGCCTTTAAATTTTTATTGGATGGTTGATTGGGATTAGGTTGTTGGCTAGCCATAGAATGCAATCTGCTAATGAGTAATAATTGTATCTTCATTTAGCATATTACTATTTCCAGAAATCAGTCAATAAATTTACATAGTAAAATAAAATAGAGACGTTATAATATTTACGTCTCTATGTCCAAGGAAACCCATTATTTGTAGTTGTTTTAAGAACTGAAAGATTTGTCAGAATAAATTATTCAGTATTTTAAGCTACTTCCTATAGATAGTTGCTCGGCAGGTTAATTTGATTACAACCAAATGTTTTAAACGAGTCAAAGGGAAACGCTAACTGCCGATGAACTTATATACCTAACTACAATCTGGTATTGAGGATTCCGGAAATTAAAAAATACTATGGCAGTTTACAGGTGATCTTTGTGTTCACATAGTATCTTGTAAAGACCCTACGCAAACACCATTAGCCTCAAGTTGAATTATCTTAAGCAAAGGAAGAGAAGTCTAAATTCGGTGGTATGTCTTGAATACGTCCTGGGCCGATCGCCTGCAATGCCTCTTTTAAGCTAATATCACCCGTATACAATGCACGTCCCACAATCACACCTGTCACGCCTTGGGGTTCCAACGCCAACAAACTCAACAAATCGGTGACAGAACTCACCCCACCAGATGCAATCACAGGGATGGAAATGGCTGCTGCTAGTTCTCGTAGTGCGTCTAAATTCGGGCCTGCAAGAGTCCCGTCACGGTGGATATCTGTATAAATGATGGCTGCTGCACCCATTTCCTGCATCTGTATAGCCAATTGAGTGGCTAAAACCTCAGATGTTTCCAACCAACCACGAGTAGCTACTAGTCCGTTACGGGCATCAATACCGATAATAATTTGTCCGGGGTATTGTTGACAGAGTTCTTGTACAAGCTGGGGTTGTTCTACGGCGACAGTACCGAGAATTGCCCACTGTACACCTAAATTAAACACCTGTTCCACACTAGAACGATCGCGCAATCCGCCACCAATTTCAATCGGTATAGAAATAGCTTGAGCGATCGCTTCAATTGCTCCTAGATTTACTACTTTACCTGCTTTTGCACCATCTAAATCTACTATGTGCAGACGTGTTGCACCCTCATCTACCCACTGTTTAGCAACATCAACAGGATTTTCGCTAAACACTTGTGAGCGATCGTAGTCTCCCTGATAGAGTCGCACACAACGACCTGCTAGTAAATCAATTGCTGGAATTACATCCATCTCAATTCCCCTGTATTTAATGCCATGAAGAGTGCCAATTTTGTGCAAATCCCGATTTAGTTTTTCGCTTTTAGTTGTCTGATAGCTTGTGCGAAACCCACTACAATCAAGATGTTAGAAAGAGTCAAAAATACTTCTGCGCCACCGTGTAACCAGTCTACATTAGCTAAGGCTTCACCATAATGAACTTTGGCATAAATGCCGGCGGGAATAGTAACACCTACAAAAACAAGAGTACCGTAAAATCCATATAGGGATAAACGAGGCATCAGCTGACTGCGGTGGATAAACCACAAGAAACCCAAATAGGGAAATAGGGAAAGGGCAAATAGGGTTTCTTTAGACATAATCACTGTTAATTTGGTAATTGGTAATTGGTAATAGGGGGAAGATTTTCACTCGTTTACCTTCTCTCCCTTATCTCTAATCCCTAACTTCTATTTTCGCAGAACGCCAAATCAACCATGCTGCTGCCAACAGGGTAAAATTCCCTACTAAAGTCATGGTTGCTTGCAACGTCACTATCCATTCTAGAGATTCGGAGTTATCGAAATAATGCCATGTACAAGCACACATAGCACTAATCAAGGCTGGTAACATTGCTAGGGACAATCCCCACCAGCTGCGGTTAGCAGTGAGTTCGCCATAAGTCCAGATTAACCAAATAGCGGCAATCCACTCGATAACGCTAGAAACATGAATAATCCAGGTGGGAATTGAGAGAACGTTCATAAGATAGTCAGTAGTCGTTAGTCAACTGTCAACTGTCAACACTCCCTTCATCTTCCCATAGGTAAATTCATATTTTTTGCGATATGACTGACATCTCGCCAACAGTTGAGAAAATATTGATAATCTAAAATCCAACATCCAAAATTTTAAATGGAATGCGGGCATTATTATCTGGGTATTACGGTAAAGGAAATGGTGGTGACGAAGCTTTATTGGCAACACTGCTGCAAATGTTACCATCTCATGTTACACCTGTGGTGCTGTCTGGTAATCCAGAGGAAACCAGCGATCGCTATGGTGTAGAATCTCACAATCGGATGTCTCTGACATCTGTGTTGCCAGCTTTACGTTCTTGTGATGCTTTTATTTGGGGTGGCGGGAGTCTAATTCAGGATGTCACCAGCAGTATTAGTCCTTTTTACTATGGGGGACTGATGGCGTTAGCCCAAAAAATAGGTTTAAAGACTGTGGCTTGGGCGCAAGGGATTGGCCCCCTAGTGCGTCCCCAGACTCGCTGGTTAGCACAACAGAATTTTACTGGTTGTACAAAAGTTAGTGTACGCGATCGCGTGAGTGCTGCATTATTAGCTGATTGGCAGATTCCCCATATCCTTGCACCAGACCCAGTTTGGGCGCTACAGGCAAAACCATTTCCAGAACTTGCCGATTTACCCACCCCTAGAATTGCTGTCACCTTAAGAAACCATCCGCAGTTAACAGCAGCAAGGTTAGCTAACTTAACTCAAGCCTTGGTGAATCTGCAAAAATCTACCCAAGCCTTTATTTTATTACTACCATTTCAAAAAAGCGAAGATTTAGCGATCGCCCAAGCAATACAACCACAATTAAAAGATGTTAGCGAAATTTTCTGTATAGAAGACCCGCAGATTTTAAAAGGCGTATTTCGTGGCGTTGAAATGGCGATCGGCATGAGGCTACACAGTTTAATTATGGCAGCAAGTGAAGGTTGTCGCTGTTTTGCCTTGAGTTATGACCCCAAAATAAATCGTTTGATGGAAGATTTGGCAATACCCGGATGGGATTTAGTAAATTTACCAGATAACGCAAATGTCATTAGTAAAACATGGATAGAGTTTTACACTAACGTTCAACCTTTAGCATCTGAGAAAATCACAACCTTAGTAGAAGGCGCTTTTATGCACAGAGAATTATTGAGTAAAGCACTAGGGTGTGTCATCAATTAGGTAAGCTGAGATTAAAACTGCGAAATCTAGGATAAACAACGGGAAAAAGATGACGGGTAGATACTCACTCAGAGATAAGCTGTGGGAGAGATTGAACCTCGCGCGACTTCGAGTTGTGTGAGGTTCAAATCAGATTCTCTTGCCAGCAACGTACACCAAAGGAACGACGGATATCACGCCAAATCTGTGTAGCAGCTAAAGCACCATCGCCAGCAGCAATCACGACTTGATTTAAACCAACCTTCAGATCGCCAATGGCAAAAATACGTGGGTGGGAGGTGCGACACATCTTATCTGTGACGAGATTACCCCCTTTTAACTCTAGGTCGATTCTTTGCAAATAGGTATTGTGATAGCGAGAACCCATTGAGATTAAACCAGTTTCTAACTCAACTACCGTACCATCTACCAATTCCACACCTGACATATGATGACTTTGACCTAAAAACTGCTTAATTGGTGTTTCCACTAAGCGATAACCATACTGCTGTAATTTAGAACGTAATTCTGTACTTACAGTAAATAATCCATGAGTAAAGATAGTAATGTAAGGTGTAAACCAACTAAGATTAAACACCATTTCCTCAATACTGGCTTCACTCCCCGCAAAAAAGCCGCACTGTTTATCTACCATTTCATAACCATCACAAACCATACAAACGTGCAAATTATAGCCAGCGTATTCAAAAACATTCTGCATATTTTCTAAGGATGGTAGATGGTCAATAATGCCACTAGCTGCAATCAAATACTTAGAATGCAACACAAAGTAAGTACTATTTTGACGACCAACTTTCACTCGTACAGCAAAAGTATCACCTTCGTCCACAACCTCTTCAACGTAGGCGGTTAAAGAATCTCCAGCCAATGATTCATAATGTTTTTTCCCTTGTTGTAACAACACACGACCGGGAGTGTCTGGAGGCAACCCTAAATAGTTATGTAATTCCTGCATCCAAAAAGAACGCGCCTTACCTTTATCAATAATTAGGCTAGAAAGACGGTATCTTTGTAAGTAGATTCCAGCAGATAAACCACCAGCACCACCACCAACAATAATTGCATCATAAACATGGTCAAGACGTTCCGAAATATTAGTCTTTGATATTTGCATATTCTGGCTTTTTTGTATTTATGTGGGTAATTAATGCGGTAAGCCATGTTTTCAAAAATTATCTTTTAGTAGCTTGCTCTTAAAAATTAAACCCACCAAGGTTTTTCACCAGTACGGGGATCTGTTTCTTG comes from the Nostoc sp. PCC 7120 = FACHB-418 genome and includes:
- the hisA gene encoding 1-(5-phosphoribosyl)-5-[(5-phosphoribosylamino)methylideneamino]imidazole-4-carboxamide isomerase; this encodes MDVIPAIDLLAGRCVRLYQGDYDRSQVFSENPVDVAKQWVDEGATRLHIVDLDGAKAGKVVNLGAIEAIAQAISIPIEIGGGLRDRSSVEQVFNLGVQWAILGTVAVEQPQLVQELCQQYPGQIIIGIDARNGLVATRGWLETSEVLATQLAIQMQEMGAAAIIYTDIHRDGTLAGPNLDALRELAAAISIPVIASGGVSSVTDLLSLLALEPQGVTGVIVGRALYTGDISLKEALQAIGPGRIQDIPPNLDFSSFA
- a CDS encoding DUF2499 domain-containing protein; protein product: MNVLSIPTWIIHVSSVIEWIAAIWLIWTYGELTANRSWWGLSLAMLPALISAMCACTWHYFDNSESLEWIVTLQATMTLVGNFTLLAAAWLIWRSAKIEVRD
- a CDS encoding winged helix-turn-helix domain-containing protein — protein: MYTSESIKYSARTEIGQTSRILVVEDEELIQEMLAVALEEEGYGVVTAADGRSAVEYLKSFDPNGGDFPFDLVILDLMLPQINGLDICRLLRHQGNPVPILMLSAKGSETDRVLGLEVGADDYLTKPFSMRELVARCRALLRRQRLITLPQLPVLKFKDVTLNPQECRVLVRGQEVNLSPKEFRLLELFMSYARRVWSREQLLDQVWGPDFVGDSKTVDVHIRWLREKLEQDPSHPEYIVTVRGFGYRFG
- a CDS encoding NAD(P)/FAD-dependent oxidoreductase, yielding MQISKTNISERLDHVYDAIIVGGGAGGLSAGIYLQRYRLSSLIIDKGKARSFWMQELHNYLGLPPDTPGRVLLQQGKKHYESLAGDSLTAYVEEVVDEGDTFAVRVKVGRQNSTYFVLHSKYLIAASGIIDHLPSLENMQNVFEYAGYNLHVCMVCDGYEMVDKQCGFFAGSEASIEEMVFNLSWFTPYITIFTHGLFTVSTELRSKLQQYGYRLVETPIKQFLGQSHHMSGVELVDGTVVELETGLISMGSRYHNTYLQRIDLELKGGNLVTDKMCRTSHPRIFAIGDLKVGLNQVVIAAGDGALAATQIWRDIRRSFGVRCWQENLI
- a CDS encoding DUF3593 domain-containing protein, encoding MSKETLFALSLFPYLGFLWFIHRSQLMPRLSLYGFYGTLVFVGVTIPAGIYAKVHYGEALANVDWLHGGAEVFLTLSNILIVVGFAQAIRQLKAKN
- the csaB gene encoding polysaccharide pyruvyl transferase CsaB — its product is MRALLSGYYGKGNGGDEALLATLLQMLPSHVTPVVLSGNPEETSDRYGVESHNRMSLTSVLPALRSCDAFIWGGGSLIQDVTSSISPFYYGGLMALAQKIGLKTVAWAQGIGPLVRPQTRWLAQQNFTGCTKVSVRDRVSAALLADWQIPHILAPDPVWALQAKPFPELADLPTPRIAVTLRNHPQLTAARLANLTQALVNLQKSTQAFILLLPFQKSEDLAIAQAIQPQLKDVSEIFCIEDPQILKGVFRGVEMAIGMRLHSLIMAASEGCRCFALSYDPKINRLMEDLAIPGWDLVNLPDNANVISKTWIEFYTNVQPLASEKITTLVEGAFMHRELLSKALGCVIN